The window TGTGCAGTCTAAGTCTTTGTTTTTGCTTGCTGCTGGACAACTGAAGGAAAATGCCCTTGGGGGCTGAGGCTGTGGTTATCGTCGTCTGTTAATCTCTACAATATTTTCGTGGTTTATTAAATGGAAAAAGGATATTCGGCTGGCAATAGtataaaatagagagatgcagAAAGTCCTTTTACTAGATATAATCAAATGAATATGAATGCTCCCAAAACAGTgattataatatattttttctcGTTATTATTATTGATACATGCTTTACATTTTAGCACAGTTTATCGGGTGCACagagtttttatttgttgttaagACAGCTGTGTGGACTTGAGGCACACAGCACATCGTCTGTGGTTGTAGGAGTACTGCATCACATTGTAGATATTGGTAATCTTGTTTCACCTATGCAAAATTGTAAATATATTCCCTGCCTGACATCTTTCCACAGTAACAGTGGTCCTTGAACACTGGTgggctgagagaaaaaaaaaaaaaaaaaagctccgtGCAGGCACGACACCATACTGAGAAATCTTATTACAACCAAAAATGTTAAGATATGACGAAGATATGTTTTCACCACCTATATCAATTCCCCCTCCGGCCACTGATGTGGAAATCCCAGCATCAAGTGTTTATTGGGGTGAATTTCGTTCCGCCTGGCAGTGGGACGTGCGGCGAGTGAAATCCTTTGATCCCGCACGAACATGTGACAAGCATGACTCTTCTCTCCGAAGGCTTTATCGCGgccgcttttttttttcattctatgCTTTGCTGGTGCTTACCACGCTCGGTGACATCCCTGATCTAAAACACGCTCACTGCGAGTGGTACTGAGTGGGACTATCGATGGCTGAAGCCTTCACTGGGGTAATGCCCTCCTCAAGGTTCAATTCTTGGCTTGTCATCTGGTAGATGATTATAGACACAAGACCTCTGAGGGAGCATCACAACCTCTGGCTTTAAAAAATGatctctgtcttcatttatcttTAAGCTACCTGAATGGTTGGCTGGATTTCTCATGATGCCACAAATGATTCCCAGCCCCCAAGGATAATATTCCTGCTGTGTTGTCCTTGTGTTTGCCTCTTTTTTAATGGATGATatcttgtttctttatattttcttttctattatAATCCTTACCACAATTACTTTTCAAGAACACTGCCTGTGTAAAGAGATGTTTAGCTTTAATCAATCTGACAgcttaaataaaggttaaacaAATATCAGGTATAAATAATGGGATGTTTTAATCTTACCAATGTTTTCTTGCAGAgccaacaaaacaagaaaaccacactggggcttttttttgtttgttttttgtttttttttgaatgaaaaagaaaactgtgaaTGCTGTGCTCAGGAGCATACTCTGTTTTCTCTACTACAGCTGTAATAAAGGGAGAAGAATTTGCACACAAAGAGGCTGAAAGAGGCCGTTAAATGATGTTTTTACCCTTTAATCATGGCTGGGTGATTATACTTTACAATTTTACATTTAATGTGCTATGTCTTGCATCCTCTGTTTTGATTTGCTCCTACGCTACCAGAGAAAGAATAGCACTTAAAGGAGTAATGAGCCTGTTTTGGGTGTTTATAAAAGCCTAGGATTATGAATGTGTTGATAAATTTACTTTAtctcttttcttgttttaacaGGTAAAGCCTTTTCGCTATGGCAAGACATGACACTCCAAATCCATCCGTGACTGCCACTTGagcatttgtcatttttattaagCTTTTCAGACTAAATATGGCAAACTGTGGCAGTGTTACTCTTCCAGCATAAGACGTTCTGCCAAGCAACTCTGGCCACATGATCACTGGAGTGCTGGCAAGAGCCACTGCACCTACAAATTAACTGGAAGAGCAGTTTATGCAGCTGTAAAAGCTTTTATCCTCTGCGCTGGGAGGAGCAGAAGACGGCAGAGGGTTGGAGCTGAAGTAATTAAAGAACAGATGTGGCATGAGTGTCATCAATTTGCAAGACACTTCACATCTTAATGCAACCAGCAGATTACAATGTTTCCAGCAGAGAACATGAGTGTTTATTCTGCAGCAAGTCTTTGTCCAAACTGCAGCTCCTCCGCCCACCCAGAGGTGGATGTAGCCAAGGCAGTCGTCCTGGGGATGGTGCTGGTGGTCTTTGTAGTGTTTGGGGTCCTCGGAAACATCTTGGTCATCCTGTCTGTGCTGTTCCACCACCACTGGCGCTCTGTGACACATTACTTCATTGCCAACCTGGCAGCAGCAGACCTGCTGCTCAGCTCTGCTGTCCTGCCCTTCTCCGCCACCTCGGAGGCTCTCGGCAGGTGGGTGTTTGGCCGGTCTTTCTGCAGCGTGTGGGCTGCCCTGGATGTCCTCTGTTGCACCGCCTCTATCCTCAGCCTGTGCGTGATTTCTATTGACCGCTACCTGGCTGTCAGCTACCCTCTGCGTTACCCCGCTATAGCTACCGGACGGCGAGGCCTGACCGCGGTGGCTTCTCTCTGGGGACTCTCAGCAGCTATATCTGTTGGCCCTCTATTCGGCTGGAAAGAGCCTGATCCAGAGGACGAGACAGTGTGCCGAATTACAGAGGAGCCTGGCTACGCCTTGTTCTCAGCCTTAGGATCTTTCTATATACCACTGGTCATCATCCTGGCCATGTACTGTCGTGTATATACTGTGGCGAAGAGAGAGACCAAAACCCTGAGGAAAGGGAGGAAGGGAAAAGGGGTAGAGATGGAGGGGGTGATGCTGAGGATACACAAAGGGAATGCTGCTCAGACAGGGAAGCAGGAGGGTGACGAGGGGACCGCAATGCATAAACACTCCTCCTTTTCCCTGCCAAGGCTGCTGAAGTTCtcaagagaagaaaaagcagcCAAGACTCTTGGCATTGTCGTTGGATGCTTCATTATGTGCTGGCTGCCTTTTTTCCTGGTCTTGCCCATCGGTAGGTACCTTCTTACCTCCTCTGCACTGAAGCTgacaaagcctcactttgtaaCACTTGTGTTCTTTTTTAGGTTCAAGGCACACACCTAAGCATCTGCTATTCTCAAAGAGAAATTCATCTTTTTGCTGCATACTGAAGGACATTTACTGCTGTTTTAGCTCCTAAAAAATGTTCTGTCTAGCATCAAAAAATTGGATAGCAGCAAATATGTATTTATCATTACATTTATACACAAGAgaaaaaattgtattttgaaataaaattaaaaaaaacaccaatatTAGTATAATATTATCAGGGCATTTTTAACCTCGCTGAAGGTTAAAATGCAGATGAGTTGAAATTTACTTTGTAAACCAGTTTTGTATGGATGTACCTGTGTCAGATGTCTGGGTggtgaaaacacaaagaaagagcCTTGAAAATGTTCAACAGTCTGAGTTCTTTTTCTTGCTGCTAAAGGTTTagtacaacaaagaaaaaagaaatcagactAAAGATAAAATGATCAAACTGGAGAAGAAGGACTGAGAAAACTTCATTACAGCAGTGGTTATGCTAAATGGGGATGCACACCATTTAGTATTTGGGTACAGCCACTGCAGCATGCAGCTTCATAACCCCTCCGACTTCAATAAATAACACTTTAGCAGTATACACCTATTACCCAAAGGATAGTTAACCCTAGAATAGACTAGTAAATGTAGCAATAGAATGAAACCTGCTCCTATATGCCACACTTGTAACGTTGGTTTAAGGCAGGTTTAAACCAGTGGAAGGTCAAGCGcagtggagaagaagaaaaatatagtAAAACTTGTTTTTGGAGAATCTAAAGTCTGCTTATCATTAATTATTTTTGGAATTCATTTGCTTGTAATAGAGTTACACCTCAGTTCCCTTAGTCTGACAGTAAGTGCATTGCTTTTGTGTTTGATTGGCAGGTTTCTTGGAATATTTTGATTACAAAGATAATGAAAAACTTGACATTTCCAAGCAGGAGACTTAATATGATTCATCcaatgttgatttgttttttccttttagaaGACTATAATTGTAATTCTAGCATTTTCACAGAAGCCCAATTGAATGGAAAAGATCTGTCGAGCATGAATTATTCTGCTGGTGTCCATCCGTAGATATGGGCTGAGGATAATGTGAAGAAGCTCAATAAAAGGTGAATGTCCACTCAGTCAGATATCCTCAGCTTTATGTGTAATAAATTTTTCCTACATTTTGTCAGACCTCGTCAATGATGGTGACAGCAGTGATGCTATCACAGATGTAAAAGAGGACAGAAACCAACCGTTGTGAGGCTCTATCCAGAAATCTTAATTGCTTCTGAAATAACTCTTACAGCTTGACTGAAATAAGTGATCGTTGGAGTGGACAGGCATGTTTTTAAGAATAGCAGTCAGTCAGTATTTACCTCTCAGGTCACAGATGGTGAGATTCATGCCGAAAAATCTATTTGGTTACACAAATACTAATCTTATTGAAGGCGGAACCCAGCTACGATAAGAGACGTAGGAGACGTGGATGAAACACATCATCTGGACAAATAATATACGTGTTAtcgttttcagttttttctttgcagTGTGTACTTTCATAGCTATCCATATAACAGACACAAGGTATAatccaaatgcaaacaaaaggCCTTTTATTCTAAAGACTAGATGTTCATGTCTCGGTTTAGTCAACAATCAAGTCTTTTTATACTGGGATTACCACATCACAATAACTGTACCCCAGTTATCATAATATGACAAAACAATACCAAGCCAAGGTCAACTACTGTAGTTAGTTTTCCCATGTTGATAGAGATGATATCAAAGATTTACTATTTTCACTGCCCTTATTTTCCAACTTTTATGATCATTTCTATGCCATTGTTGTTTAACATTAATGCTGAAACATTTAGTCAGTAGGCCTTTTCTCACAAAAGGCCTTCTGGTATGTTGCTGTGGTGAAAACAAatgattaataaaaataatgatggCTGAGTTCCATTCACCTGTTTTCTTTTCAGGCGCTTGCTATTATGGCTTACTGGTGTTCAAAAATAGAGCTATTAATGTTAGTATGAACACGTGTGTTCCTGCAGTGACAAGTCAAAGTATCTGTTGGGAAATAACAGCtattaatgaatcatttgtttctCAAAGCTAATAAACTGTGACAGATTTTTGCATAGTGCTATTGCCCATCTGCTTATAATAGGGGAACGCAACATTAAAGGGCTCTGCACTATtggattaaacaaaaaaaaagaccataaaACTGTGATGGGCAGCTTTAACAGCTGCaactgatgttgtttttatcttgtgcaagtgcatgcatgcatgccaTCATGGCAAAATGTGATCCCCGTGACACGCTGCAGTGGGAACTACTACAAATACTTTGGCAGGTGTTAAAATCTCTTTGGAGTTTGTCTGTGTGGTAGTGTGGCAACCCTGCAAGGTGTCAATTCAGGTCCACTGAAGTTATGACAGTCATTTTCAGGGGGACAGTAGGAATTTTCATGGTGGCTCTTTCACATTTGCCAATATATTACCTTTAGATACAATAGCAACAGTCTTTTGGGAACAGCAATCTGTGCATCACAGTCCCACTCCAATGCAGTAAGTAAAGCAGCTGAATCATCATATTATAATGATCACATCATATGTATATTTATCTCATCCTTGAAGGGTGTGCAAATCTTAACAAAACTTTGCACATCATCAAACATACAGCGATTATTAATATCTATACtgtatgtttttcaaaaacatttattacagctcttttaattttcatatataTTATGTTCATTTCATGTTATGTTTTATCTTTACGTTTGTGTCACGTTTATTGTACACGGTCCCCAAAATTTATATCCAGGATGGAATTTTGTTCGAGTCACTGCTAAATACAAcgtgaaaaaatgtaaaagtaccCATAGTTTGCATAATATTGGTTGATGTTTTGGTCTATGAAAACAACATCAAGCAAGCTCTTTCTCCTTCTCTACTCTGCCTCGATTCTACTGGCCAAGTTTCTTTAAAGGAACATCAAGAAATTCAATTATAAGCAACCACACAGAACAAATAAAGCACCATATTGGAGCAGAAAAGGCTTCAGCTGTGAGTTGAAATGGAAAGAAGCAAACTACTACTCCCTCCCCAATGAAAGCTATTATAGATAATAACTAGCATGAGGCTTAATGGGCTGTAATGCCAGGAGGCATCCTCAGTCACCCTGTACCCACCTGAGGCAGCCAGTCACAGGAGGATAGTTATGCATTTCAACTGAGACGGTCCTTCACGGCTCATGGCACAGTGTTCATTCAAGCGCTGAGATTCACAGACTGAGGGTTTGAAAAACCACaagtatattttttatttattttgaattatcCTGAGCCCTTCAGATcaaatgcttgtttttttttctaaaccacTTGGTCACCAGCCTTTCACAGCAGCTGCTTCAATAGCAACTATAAGGGCACTCGGGGAGCATTCACCTTTGCTAAGGCCAATAGTCGGATTTTTTGTAATACAAACATACATCATACAAACACAAAGGTCAGAGTGATACAACACCAGAGGGGCAACATCAAATATGAACTTGCACGTTCACATTATGACAGCTGCTTTCCCTTTTCCAGCCCAGTCTGTGTAACAGGTACATTAGAATTTTTAcaattaaagctgaaaaattACATGACGGTATTGAACACTGTGAGAGAAACCAAGATCTTTTCCAAAACTTAACAGATTAGTTTTGGTTTCTAAACCTGGATGATACCTGATTGCAACCAAAAGTAATGTCAATGTCAAGTGAAATTGATTTGGCCACATTCCATAaaatttaaccatttaaaatgtatttctctAATAAAATTACATGGTAAATTAACATGTAATTGAAATGCTCAAAGTCAGTGTTCTGGGCATAAATATTTACTCTCTAAACTCTTTGGCCAGAAGTTTCTGGCCAAAGAGTTTTAGAACACTTGGTTTCAAAGCTACATCTATAAAAAACTGTGGACCCAAAGCACACAAATCACAGATGCCTAGTTACTGCTAAGTTAATAACTGGAATTTAACACAACAAAACTCCAGCAAAAACTTTGTGGACAGGGTGTACCACACAGCAAACCGTAGTATTTGTCAgataaattcattttaaaaaatgctccaaaaggcaccaGCAGTACAACTAGGGTCAATGTTTAATGATTCAGCTACATCGAGGTAAGGTCTAACATCCACGCCCCTAAATTAAGGTATTAACAAAATCCAATAATAGAGTGATGTGCTCTGAagtttgatgtttttaaaatggGATTCTGTGGGGACTGATTTGCtcttggagccagcctcaagtggccactgcTATTTTTGGTAAATTggcattggcttcatttttgagCTCCAGAACTTGGCCTAAATATAACTGAGAGAAAAACATAGTACCACacaacaaatgaaaatgaaactaaaaagcaacttaaaataagataaataaatgatataATAAATGTAAGCCTTAAAAGAGCAGGTAAAGAATGAATCTACTCTGCAGGATCACACCACTGTAATGTATGCCCCCCTCATGTACGCTATTTTTTCAGTCACCCGATGTTGGCAAATGCCAGTATAAAAGAATAGGTCAAAAAACCTAACCATTTCACAGATTTACTGCCCTTTTAGTGCCAGTACAGTTATTACACTTGCCCTTTTTCTTCCAAGATGccattttaaattattcattatttgtttgttttttttattaagggaCGAGTCAAGATCATCCACTtgggaaatgttttatttataaagctggAAATGTGCGGGGATGTTGTCATGCtgacaaataaaaatatctgTTTCCAGAAAATTGTAATTAtacaaaaacatgaataaattgaAACCACATGAAATTAGAGAATTGTTTAACATTGCCAGATCCATGGGCTTTCGATATCTGCCTTTATCTAGGACCTTGAGGTATTATTGCTCTCATCGGTGtgcttttgtattcattttctgATTTGAGGTTCTTTCTGCATCTTTGCTAGGATCCATCTTCCCATCCTGTAAGCCTCCTGAAACCATCTTTAAAATAACCTTCTGGCTGGGTTACCTCAACAGCTGCATTAACCCCATTATCTACCCGTGCTTTAGCCAGGAGTTCAAGAAAGCCTTTTACAGCGTGCTGCGTGGCCAGTGCCTGAGAACTGCTGTGCCGACTACTTCTCAAACCCTAGGACACATCACCATCCACTCCTCCGATCCAGTCCCAGTGCAAGAACCTGTCACCCTTTCTTCATGGACTTGCTGTAGAGTGCTGTCGACCTCATCCTCATCTGTCGATGGTGTAGACCAATCTCAGAGTGCACAAGGCCAGAGTAAGAGTCTTCTGAAGGCATGGTGTTTCTCAGCAAGTCAAACTTCAGTACCAGAGAAGGCCTCCAACAGATCTGCTAAGGTCTTACACCTTTCCCTCGGCATTACAGGAGAGGCTGTTTGACAGCTTTCGCTCCTACATCTATGTAAAACTTTGACATATAATTATATTTCACAGAGATATTAGAGTGCAGGTCTAGCCAATAATGGCTTGAGCTGTTGATGGTGCCTCGTCGCATGACACGTCATTTGGAGAGCTAGTAAGTAATACTTGTATTCTCACAACAGCCACTACTGAGCTTCACTTGAACGGGGCATTAAATGTCAAAATTTTCGAGAGGAGCTTTTCAGCTGCCAGCAAGTTGGAGCCTGTGACCGTCCAGCAAGTGAATTTTGGGACAGATGCAAAGCTCTTTTGGTTTGAGAATGCAAGTTAAAAGCCCTTTTGGCATGTTTCTAGGATAGAAAGTATAACCATCCCTGCATGCCAAGGAATAAATGAGATAACAGAAACTTATAGAAACGCTATTGTAAAAGAACTCTGGAGACatgatttctttaaatattagtGGTATTTCTTCAGATTGCACAAAAACCCTTAAGGGTGAGATACTCAAAAGTCATGAAAATAATTAGTATTCAGTGAAAGCTTTGAGAAAGCAGAAGATGGAGGAAGGTGTGTGTTGCATGTGTGACCTTTGCTTTAAAGAGATGAAACAATTTcctaaaagaaaaagttaaaaattgCATTCCTTGGTGAGTactgggtaaaaaaaaagaaaagaaagacatttttacAGCACAGCACAGTTTACAGATTTAAAGTGAAAGAGTTTtgctttgctgtttgtttgggttCTTTGGAAATTGTGTTAAAAATCAGCTTTCAGTGTTTTACAGCATTGCTTGTGTGAATACTGGCTTCCTGCTGGTGTACTACTTGTGCTTTATTCTGGTTATTTAAAACTGATGCACGTGCATTCAAAACTGCAATGGTTCTTCTCATCTGTAAGATGCATCCATAAGGTTTTTTGTGCAGAAGGACTCTAAAATGAGCTGACAAAAACTTGATGTGCATTATTACCTCATTAAAAAGAAGCTATGGCTAACATAAGAAGACATTTCTCTGCTTACACATCCAGCAGAGCAACATTACCATCCTCTAACAATGTGTTTTACTGTCCACCTGATGAGTGAAAGTCTAACAGTAACTCTCATTTTAGCTGCATTTCGCTGTCTAACAAATCCTAATTAAAATGCCTGTTTAATAGATACCATCAGCCTGGCCTTTGGTGCAGGGccagaacaaaaacaatgagccaaaagaagactgggatgtgaaTCTTTGTGAGCCAATTACATTCCAGTTCCTGGTGCCACAATTAAGTGAAATCAATTTTCTTCAACTCAGATGTAATTTGAGACATAAGTGGCAGTTACGTTACCAGTCGTGATTAAGTTAGCTGTGTGACAGAGTatgaaaatacaaagaaaaagtgTGTGGGAGAACACAGCTGTGAAATGTGCTTTAACAATGTGCCTGGAATCATTTGGACATATTGGAGAGTTTACTCCTtgtgtaaaaaaatataataaaataaaatgaatgtgcTATTTACTGATCAAATTACTAATTACCTATGTTATGTCTTCAGCAGTGGAGGAAAGCTGTTATCATTAAATCCAAAAATGACCCTCTTATAGATGCACTGTTTTCCAGTGACACTGCCATAAtggtttcacattttaattaatcgACTTACAAAATTCTAAATTCGTAATGTCAGAGGACAGGAATCCAGATCTCTATGTGAACTAACCCCACCACTAAAAATACCTTGTGGGAGTTGTTGGTATTCACTactataattttaaaaataatgtttgtgACAGAAAAATCCTATCACTGAGGCTGGACATGAATTTCCATTTGTTTGACTCAGGACTGTCAATATTCAGTTTACCTGGAATTAACCCCCCCTTGTGATGCACACGTGGACAAAATGGGAACGTTTTGAAGAGCGTGGCCTTTACTAGAGATGCACCGATTGAAATTTTCCTGGAGCATTCCAATTTTGTAGCTTATCAAACCAAAAATCTCCTTTCATCAGGGTGAAAAAAacctatttttttaatgaaagaagCAATAGTAAGTTTCATGATCTTCTCttctttaaaaaactataacaaAAATGTATGCATAATTAATTGTGCCCCTGTTGCATGGCACATTTTACCTTAAGAATATAGAAACACGCCCATTATATCTatataacaaaacaaatgtcaggTACTTAATTTTCTGGCTTATTTATACAGTTGTAGTCAGAGGTTTAAATATACTTATTGTGGGCGTGAATACCATGGTAATTTGAGTTGTTTTTAATTCTTTCTTTAAGCTGTTCTCTTTCCAGGGTAAAATGCTGGTACAGCACACATCTTTAAAGACTTTCAAAAACAAGAATGGGttgcacaagtttgaatctgtttgggattttctctaatccacacaggctCAAAACTATGCATCCATGCCTGCTAATATTTAGTTAATTGTCCCTTAGCAAGTTGCACCTCTGCCAGACACAtttggtagccatcaacaaATGTCTGGGATAATTTGTGCTGGATATTTGATCTTCTTGGCAGAGTTGGTAGAGTTTATTTAAACTGGAAACTGATGGGGTTCTTGAGCCTTGGTGCTTCCTGGGTTGGTTCTAAGAGTGACAGTTTAGGTCATCTTCCAGACCTCAGATAAGTGGTGACACAACAAAATAACTCATGCTTGTTCTGATTATTGATAAATCCAATGAGTGCTGtcaaaaaagaacagttcagaaattattacaaataaaaatatcatgGCATTGATGTCTATGACATGTGTATGTAAacctctgaccacaactgtaaatTCAGCAGCTAACAGGACATCAACCCTTTTCCTctctttcaattcaattcaattcaattcaattttatttatatagcaccaaatcacaacaacagtcgcctcaaggcgctttatattgcacagtagTAGTCTCTCATCTCTTTCATTTCTCTTGTAAAAGCCTTGATCCTTTGCTCATACTGAGGCTTTTGGTTTACGGCTGGCTCTGGGGACTGTATGGCTTTAACTTTTTCCACTTTGCCTCTCTCAGCTTTTTCAGACTGTCCATTTTAAGTTCAGCTCAgtgaaggtgatttaagtgattgGGTGGCCCTGGCCAAATGATCGGTGCATCTCTAGTGTTTACTTTAATCACTTCTACAATTaaatgtttgggggttttttaatGTTGTAAGTTTATGAAATTCCAACATTATCCTCTCATCAGTACTTGAAACTGTTAATGAATTATTTTGTATCACATCAATAACTGAAAACTTTACAGTGGTagtgcagtttaattaaattgcattgaatgaaagtaaaaagaaaaaaaatacagaaataaataacagtctaaaaaaaataatgctctGAAATGAGCATTCT is drawn from Pelmatolapia mariae isolate MD_Pm_ZW linkage group LG7, Pm_UMD_F_2, whole genome shotgun sequence and contains these coding sequences:
- the adra1ab gene encoding alpha-1A adrenergic receptor, giving the protein MSVYSAASLCPNCSSSAHPEVDVAKAVVLGMVLVVFVVFGVLGNILVILSVLFHHHWRSVTHYFIANLAAADLLLSSAVLPFSATSEALGRWVFGRSFCSVWAALDVLCCTASILSLCVISIDRYLAVSYPLRYPAIATGRRGLTAVASLWGLSAAISVGPLFGWKEPDPEDETVCRITEEPGYALFSALGSFYIPLVIILAMYCRVYTVAKRETKTLRKGRKGKGVEMEGVMLRIHKGNAAQTGKQEGDEGTAMHKHSSFSLPRLLKFSREEKAAKTLGIVVGCFIMCWLPFFLVLPIGSIFPSCKPPETIFKITFWLGYLNSCINPIIYPCFSQEFKKAFYSVLRGQCLRTAVPTTSQTLGHITIHSSDPVPVQEPVTLSSWTCCRVLSTSSSSVDGVDQSQSAQGQSKSLLKAWCFSASQTSVPEKASNRSAKVLHLSLGITGEAV